The window TCGAAGCTCTCATCCTCATAAGATAATTTGCACGCATCCTGTACTGAAAAGTTTACATTTTTCGGCACTCTTTTCTTTTTTGCCGCCGCTATCATCTGAGGAGAGAAATCAGTTGCTTCAATATAATGGACTTTGTCTGCAACAGCTAAAGAAATTAATCCTGTTCCTGTTGCAAGTTCCAAAACATCCATACTTCTCGTTAATCTCGTGCGAATCAAATGAGCCATTTCGCTGTAAATATTTTTATTTTTTTTCATAAAAATGTCGTACAACCCGGAAAAACGGTTCCAAAATCTTTGATTTGTCTGATCTTTCATTTTCGGCTCTCCTATTTACGCTGTAAATACAGTTCCAATGAATCCCATGCGGGAGTAGAATTCTTCGCCTGCTTTTTTAGCTGATCAAAAGAGATCCTCATAGTTTTACACATCTTCTTTCATAAAATTTTACCAATCTCTTCTCATTTCGTAAGTTAGATTCAGCTAACCAAAATACTTTTAAAAATCCGCTCCAATGGCGGATTTAAAAAGCTGTGTTTCTAAACAATTACATTATAAATTCAATACTCTCGACTGTCAAGCAGTCTCTCTGGCAGATACAGTTTAGAAAAGCAAAAGGATCTCAAAAATTATTTCAACTTTAAAATCGTAACTCTAAAAACTTGAATTTCGGATTTTATTGTGTTAATGTGTGTTAAAAAGCAGTCGTGAAAAGAGGAATATGGTATGGAAATTCGAAAATCTTCAGAGGATTATCTTGAAATGATGCTGATGCTTCAGGAAAAGCACGGTTATGTCCGCTCTATTGATATTGCTGAGGAGCTTCATGTCAAAAAGCCCAGTGTTTCTGTTGCTGTAAAACGGCTGAGAGAAAATGGCTACATTACCATGGCTGAAGATAATCTGATAACGTTGACAGACAAAGGCATGGAAATTGCGTCGCACATGTATAACCGTCATAAAGTGTTAACAAAATTACTTGTTGATTTAGGCGTTGATGTTGAAACTGCCCGTACAGATGCCTGTAAAATTGAGCATGATCTGAGCGAAAAGAGTTTTGAAGCAATTCAGGAGTATTTGGAAGAAATAGAACGAACTGAAAAGAAGCAAAGATAGAAAGGAATGGGCGAAAACCCATTCCTTTCCATTTTGCATATTGTTTTTCTTTTCATAACCTTGACCACCAGCTCTTTTTCTGGCTGATCATATCAATACCCATACAAGTCATTGAAAAGACACCTTACAAAAAGACGCTGCCGAACAAATTCCGGCAACGGCTTTTCGCACGTAAAATGAAGCTGGCGGAGAAATCCGCTGCTGCCAACACGGTTACCTCTGCTCCTGCTTATTTGGCTCCTACGGCAACAAGATTTGCCATTGCTTCGGTATTCCCTGTACCGCTCCAATAGACGACTGCTATTTTACTCATATAAAAATCAACCTTTCTTTATGTTGTTTTTTATTTATATCAAGCGCCTACGGTGAGCCGCTGGATAGACAAACTATCGAGATATTTTATTAGTACACTTTTTCTATTAAATCTTCCATTCACTTGATTTTGTTTGCAATTCAACCATATGCTTATATAACCCAGCTTTTAATAGCAGTTCATCGGAATTACCTTGTTCCGCCACTCTGCCGTCTTCCAAAACAACAATTTTATCTGCACCTGCAACAGTACGCATACGATGTGCAATAATCATGACTGTTTTGTTTTGAATTAATCTCGAAAGGGATTCTTGAATCACGGTTTCATTTTCTACATCAAGAGAGGCGGTGGCCTCGTCAAGCAGAATAATCGGAGCATTTTTTAGAAAGGCCCGGGCAATGGAAATCCGTTGGCGTTCACCGCCGGAAAGCTCAGAACCATTTTCGCCGATTTGTGTATTCCATCCATTTGGAAGTTTTTCTGCAAATTCATCGCAATGAGCAAGCCTCGCGGCTTGCAATACCTCTGCATCACTGGCGTTGTTCCGCCCAATTCGAATGTTTCCCATGATAGAATTATTAAACAAAGTGACATCTTGAAAAACAATAGAATACAGTGAAAGCAGTGTTTCCGGTTCAACTTTGGATACATCCATTCCGCCAACGGTGATTTTACCCTTTGTAATATCCCAAAAGCGGGAAGCCAATCTGGAAACCGTTGTTTTTCCTCCGCCAGAGGGACCAATTAATGCGGTAACTTCCCCTTGGTTTGCAGTGAAAGATACATCATTCAGCACATTTTCATTTTTGTTGTATGCGAAACCTACATGATCAAATACAATGTCGCAGCCATTGTTTGTAAGAGTATCTGTGCCGCTTTGTACCGGATGTGTCAGTATTTCGTCCATGCGCTCACATTGCACATCTGTGGAAATGATCGCTGCCAGATTCTGCAAAGACATCTGCATCGGGTCATACAGACGGGAAACGACAAGTAGAAACATAAGGAAGGTCAGAATATTCAGCGTTCCGTTTGCAAGAAGGATTCCACCGACCAGTGCGACGGTTGCAATCCCAAGTTTTAAAACCATCTGTGCAGAAACGACAAAGACAGCTGTTCCAAGTTCTGTAATAATGGCTTGCTTTTCAACGGCTTCGATTTTCTGATCAAGTCCTTGTAAATATTCTGTTTCCGCATTGTTGGCTTTTAGATCTCGCACGGATTCAAGACATTCCTGTATGCCGTCTGCACATGCCATTTTCAACGCCATTTGTTTTGTTCCAAGGGAATACTGTACTTTTGAAGAGAAAAGCACGATCAAAAAGGAAACCGGAAGTACCCAAAGAGCTGCAAGAGCCATGCGCCAGTCAAAGAAGAACAGGCTGATTGCAATTAATACAGTTGAAATAATGGAACCAATCAGTTCCGGTATCCAGTGAGAGGACGCTGTTTCAAGTGTGGAGCAATCTGCCATAATCGTACTCGTCAAATCGGAAAGATCCTTCTTGCCAAAGAAAGAGAGCGGTAGTTTGCGAAGCTTTTCCGCAAGTGTGATGCGCCGAACGCCGCTTTCAATATAAGTGGCAAAGTAAGTCGCGTTGTATTGCAAATAGGTTGCTGCAAAAATTAGCACAAGGCAAACGATCGTACCGACGATATAAAAAGTAATTCGTCCGTTTGTTACACCACCATTCATCAAATCGGAAACCAAATAATAAAGTAGTGTGATCGGCAGCATCAAGGCGATATTGTAAAGCACACAAGCTC of the uncultured Caproiciproducens sp. genome contains:
- a CDS encoding class I SAM-dependent methyltransferase, which gives rise to MKDQTNQRFWNRFSGLYDIFMKKNKNIYSEMAHLIRTRLTRSMDVLELATGTGLISLAVADKVHYIEATDFSPQMIAAAKKKRVPKNVNFSVQDACKLSYEDESFDCVIISNALHIMPDPELALKNIRRVLKNDGILIAPTFTHAENNKAGIIKAALMERFGFKAYHKWTEREYCGFLIQNGFTIDRKQVLKSDFPLTYVEAHKKQEEK
- a CDS encoding metal-dependent transcriptional regulator, which codes for MEIRKSSEDYLEMMLMLQEKHGYVRSIDIAEELHVKKPSVSVAVKRLRENGYITMAEDNLITLTDKGMEIASHMYNRHKVLTKLLVDLGVDVETARTDACKIEHDLSEKSFEAIQEYLEEIERTEKKQR
- a CDS encoding ABC transporter ATP-binding protein; protein product: MADQLQHKYALSEKGAKDMVKAFGACVLYNIALMLPITLLYYLVSDLMNGGVTNGRITFYIVGTIVCLVLIFAATYLQYNATYFATYIESGVRRITLAEKLRKLPLSFFGKKDLSDLTSTIMADCSTLETASSHWIPELIGSIISTVLIAISLFFFDWRMALAALWVLPVSFLIVLFSSKVQYSLGTKQMALKMACADGIQECLESVRDLKANNAETEYLQGLDQKIEAVEKQAIITELGTAVFVVSAQMVLKLGIATVALVGGILLANGTLNILTFLMFLLVVSRLYDPMQMSLQNLAAIISTDVQCERMDEILTHPVQSGTDTLTNNGCDIVFDHVGFAYNKNENVLNDVSFTANQGEVTALIGPSGGGKTTVSRLASRFWDITKGKITVGGMDVSKVEPETLLSLYSIVFQDVTLFNNSIMGNIRIGRNNASDAEVLQAARLAHCDEFAEKLPNGWNTQIGENGSELSGGERQRISIARAFLKNAPIILLDEATASLDVENETVIQESLSRLIQNKTVMIIAHRMRTVAGADKIVVLEDGRVAEQGNSDELLLKAGLYKHMVELQTKSSEWKI